Proteins encoded within one genomic window of Brassica rapa cultivar Chiifu-401-42 chromosome A09, CAAS_Brap_v3.01, whole genome shotgun sequence:
- the LOC103842675 gene encoding protein NRT1/ PTR FAMILY 2.9-like: MEVEKAEKNITGEDDDDDSKLIYRGWKVMPFIIGNETFEKLGIVGSSSNLVIYLTTVFNMKSITAATVVNIYGGTSNFGTIVAAFLCDSYFGRYKTLSFAMIACFLGSVAMDLTAVINQLHPDKCGKEIGSVCKGPSIGQIMFLAGAMVLLVIGAGGIRPCNLPFGADQFNPKTKEGKRGVDSFFNWYFFTFTFAQMVSLTLIVYVQSNVSWSIGLAIPAILMLLGCIIFFAGSKLYVKVKASGSPIHSITRVIVVAIKKRRLKHIGSSSEGLYNYISKDFKNSKLSHTNQFRFLDKAAIQTPDDKLNMDGSPADLWKLCSVQQVEEVKCVIRVLPVWLSAALFYLAYIQQTTYTIFQSLQSDRRLGSGTFQIPAGSYMVFLMLGMTIFIPIYDRVLVPFFRKYTGRDGGITQLQRVGAGLFLCITSMLVSAAVEQHRRTVALTRPTLGVAPRKGAISSMSGMWLIPQLLLMGIGDALAGVGQMEFYYKQFPENMRSFAGSLYYCGIGLASYLSSFLLSTVHNITEGSSAGNWLPEDLNKGRLEYFYYFVAGMMTLNFAYFLLVSHWYRYKDVVAKDNDMDKSSNEVDKVSV; encoded by the exons ATGGAGGTTGAGAAGGCAGAGAAGAACATTACAggggaagatgatgatgatgactctAAGCTCATCTACAGAGGATGGAAAGTCATGCCCTTCATCATTG GAAATGAGACATTTGAGAAACTTGGAATAGTTGGGAGCTCATCGAATCTTGTCATCTACTTAACGACGGTTTTCAACATGAAGAGCATCACAGCGGCGACCGTCGTCAATATCTACGGTGGTACAAGCAACTTCGGCACTATAGTCGCCGCTTTCCTCTGTGACTCTTACTTTGGCCGTTACAAAACCCTATCCTTCGCCATGATCGCTTGCTTCCTC GGTTCGGTAGCGATGGATCTAACGGCTGTGATTAACCAGCTACATCCAGATAAATGCGGTAAGGAGATAGGAAGCGTGTGCAAGGGGCCATCTATCGGACAGATTATGTTTCTCGCCGGAGCAATGGTTTTGCTAGTGATCGGAGCCGGTGGGATCAGGCCGTGTAATCTTCCCTTTGGTGCTGATCAGTTCAACCCTAAGACGAAAGAAGGCAAACGAGGGGTTGATAGTTTCTTTAATTGGTATTTCTTCACCTTCACGTTTGCTCAGATGGTGTCGTTAACGCTCATCGTCTATGTTCAGTCAAACGTGAGTTGGAGTATAGGTTTAGCTATCCCAGCTATTCTTATGTTACTTGGTTGTATCATCTTCTTTGCTGGTTCTAAGCTCTATGTCAAGGTTAAAGCCAGTGGCAGTCCCATTCATAGCATAACACGAGTCATCGTTGTCGCGATCAAGAAGAGAAGATTAAAGCACATTGGTTCGTCTTCTGAGGGTCTTTACAACTACATATCGAAGGACTTCAAGAACTCAAAGTTGAGCCATACAAATCAGTTTAG GTTTCTTGACAAAGCGGCAATCCAAACACCAGATGATAAACTGAACATGGATGGTTCTCCAGCGGATCTATGGAAGCTATGTAGTGTGCAGCAAGTGGAGGAAGTGAAATGCGTGATCCGTGTGCTACCAGTTTGGCTCTCTGCCGCCTTATTCTACCTAGCTTACATTCAACAAACAACCTACACAATCTTTCAGTCTCTTCAATCCGATAGACGCCTCGGTTCAGGAACTTTCCAGATACCAGCCGGGTCTTACATGGTCTTCTTGATGCTTGGAATGACAATATTCATACCTATCTACGACCGCGTCCTTGTACCTTTCTTTCGAAAGTATACAGGCAGAGACGGTGGTATCACACAGCTCCAGAGAGTTGGAGCAGGATTGTTTCTATGCATCACAAGTATGTTGGTCTCCGCAGCTGTAGAGCAACACAGAAGAACGGTAGCTCTCACAAGGCCGACGTTGGGCGTTGCACCGAGAAAAGGCGCAATCTCTTCAATGTCCGGTATGTGGCTGATACCTCAGTTACTGCTGATGGGTATTGGGGACGCCTTAGCTGGAGTTGGTCAGATGGAGTTTTACTACAAACAGTTTCCAGAGAACATGAGAAGTTTTGCTGGTTCTTTGTATTACTGCGGAATTGGACTGGCGAGTTACCTCAGCAGCTTTCTGTTATCCACGGTGCACAACATCACGGAGGGATCATCTGCCGGGAACTGGCTTCCGGAGGATCTAAACAAGGGGAGGCTGGAGTATTTCTACTACTTTGTAGCTGGTATGATGACTCTAAACTTTGCCTATTTCTTGTTAGTCTCACATTGGTACCGTTACAAAGATGTTGTGGCCAAGGACAATGACATGGACAAGTCTTCTAATGAGGTTGATAAGGTTTCAGTGTAA